A single genomic interval of Panthera tigris isolate Pti1 chromosome E3, P.tigris_Pti1_mat1.1, whole genome shotgun sequence harbors:
- the CDR2 gene encoding cerebellar degeneration-related protein 2, whose product MLAENLVEEFEMKEEEPWYDHRDLQQDLQLAAELGKTLLDRNTELEDSLQQMYTTNQEQLQEIEYLTKQVELLRQMNEQHAKVYEQLDITARELEETNQKLVADSKASQQKILSLTETIECLQTNIDHLQSQVEELKSSGQGRKSQEKCDQEKSAPRFSCLKELYDLRQHFVYDHVFAEKITSLQSQQSPDEEENEHLKKTVTMLQAQLSLERQKRVTMEEEYGLVLKENSELERQLGATDAYRARALELEAEVAEMRQMLQSEHPFVNGVEKLVPDSLFTPFREHSQSLLEELFLPLPEAHRRPLKRSSSETVLSSLAGGDIVRGHEETCIRRARAVKQRGVSLLHEVDTQYSALKVKYEELLKKCQQGEDSLSHKAVQTPRALAKDLVGTNAQPELGPSGWEPASVTPEPVSSPTTTTPPEYKALFKEIFSCIKKTKQEIDEQRTKYRSLSSHS is encoded by the exons ATCTCCAACTTGCTGCTGAACTTGGGAAGACATTACTGGATCGGAACACAGAGTTGGAGGATTCTCTTCAGCAGATGTACACAACCAATCAGGAGCAGTTACAGGAAATTGAG TATCTGACCAAGCAGGTGGAGCTCCTACGGCAGATGAATGAGCAACATGCAAAAGTTTATGAGCAATTAGATATAACAGCACGGGAACTGGAAGAAACCAATCAAAAGCTAGTTGCGGACAGCAAGGCCTCACAGCAAAAGATTCTGAG TCTGACTGAAACCATCGAATGCCTACAAACCAACATTGACCACCTCCAGAGCCAAGTGGAGGAGTTGAAGTCATCTGGCCAAGGAAGAAAGAGCCAGGAGAAGTGTGACCAAGAGAAATCAGCACCCAGATTCTCGTGTCTGAAGGAACTCTACGACCTCCGCCA ACACTTTGTGTATGATCATGTGTTTGCCGAGAAGATCACTTCCTTACAAAGTCAGCAAAGCCCCgatgaggaagaaaatgagcaCTTGAAGAAAACAGTGACGATGCTGCAGgcccagctgagcctggagcGGCAGAAGCGGGTGACGATGGAGGAGGAATATGGGCTTGTGCTGAAGGAGAACAGTGAACTGGAACGGCAGCTGGGAGCCACGGATGCCTACCGCGCTCGGGCGCTGGAGTTGGAGGCCGAGGTGGCCGAGATGCGGCAGATGCTGCAGTCGGAGCATCCTTTCGTGAATGGCGTCGAGAAGCTGGTGCCGGACTCTCTGTTCACCCCTTTCAGAGAACACAGCCAGAGCCTGCTGGAGGAGCTGTTCCTGCCTTTGCCAGAAGCACACAGAAGGCCCCTTAAGCGCAGCAGCAGTGAGACGGTGCTGAGCAGCTTGGCCGGGGGGGACATCGTGAGGGGCCACGAGGAGACCTGCATCCGGAGGGCCAGGGCTGTGAAGCAGAGGGGCGTCTCCCTTCTGCATGAGGTGGACACTCAGTACAGCGCCCTGAAGGTGAAGTATGAGGAGTTGCTGAAGAAGTGCCAGCAGGGAGAGGACTCCCTGTCCCACAAGGCTGTGCAGACCCCCAGAGCTCTCGCCAAAGACCTGGTGGGGACCAACGCCCAGCCTGAGCTGGGCCCCAGCGGCTGGGAACCAGCCTCTGTCACCCCAGAGCCCGTCAGTTCCCCCACCACCACAACACCTCCGGAATACAAGGCGCTTTTTAAAGAGATCTTTAGTTGcatcaagaaaacaaagcaagaaatagaTGAACAGAGAACAAAATACCGATCTCTCTCCTCTCATTCCTAA